From the genome of Staphylococcus haemolyticus, one region includes:
- a CDS encoding PTS transporter subunit EIIC → MNKDQQLAHHILDAVGGIDNVDNIIHCMTRVRLKINNETQVDYPKLKNIEGVLGVIQDERLQIVVGPGTVNEVSAEMVKLSGVQLGEDIPHRSNTSNIKNQAQQNKREFQQKRKQSKMNTILKSIANIFIPLIPAFIGAGLIGGIAAVLNNFITAGTITADWVKQLVAVLNVIKDGMLAYLAIFTGFNAAKVFGATPGLGGVIGGTTLLTGITEDNPIKNVFTGEPLIAGQGGIIGVILAVWLLSIIEKKLHKIVPNAIDIIVTPTISLLIIGLLTIFFFMPIAGFISDGLVGVVNWVIGVGGIFSGFIIGAFFLPLVMLGLHHIFTPIHIELINQSGATYLLPIAAMAGAGQVGAALALWVRCKNNTTLRTAIKGALPVGFLGIGEPLIYGVTLPLGRPFITACLGGGIGGAVIGGIGHIGATAIGPSGISLLPLIAHQKYLGYIIGLLSAYLAGFIFTYFFGTTKEMRNLNKLGD, encoded by the coding sequence ATGAATAAGGATCAACAATTGGCCCATCACATCTTAGATGCGGTTGGTGGCATTGATAATGTGGATAACATTATCCATTGTATGACACGTGTGCGCCTAAAAATTAACAATGAGACACAAGTTGATTATCCTAAACTTAAAAACATAGAAGGCGTGCTCGGAGTCATACAAGATGAGCGACTTCAAATTGTGGTCGGACCTGGAACGGTAAATGAAGTATCCGCAGAAATGGTAAAGCTAAGTGGTGTTCAATTAGGTGAAGATATCCCCCATCGTAGCAACACGTCAAATATTAAAAATCAAGCACAACAAAACAAACGTGAATTCCAACAAAAGCGTAAACAAAGTAAAATGAATACAATTTTAAAGTCAATTGCTAATATTTTCATACCTCTCATACCCGCATTTATAGGAGCTGGACTTATTGGTGGTATTGCAGCTGTATTGAACAACTTTATTACTGCTGGTACCATTACAGCTGATTGGGTAAAACAACTTGTGGCCGTATTAAATGTCATCAAAGATGGCATGTTAGCCTATCTAGCTATTTTCACTGGTTTTAATGCAGCAAAAGTATTTGGTGCAACACCAGGTTTAGGTGGTGTCATTGGGGGTACGACTTTATTAACAGGTATTACTGAAGATAATCCAATTAAAAATGTATTTACTGGCGAACCATTAATAGCTGGTCAAGGTGGCATTATAGGAGTGATCTTAGCGGTATGGTTATTAAGTATAATTGAGAAAAAACTACATAAAATAGTTCCCAATGCTATAGATATTATTGTGACACCAACAATTTCATTACTTATCATAGGGTTACTAACTATATTCTTCTTTATGCCTATAGCTGGATTTATTTCTGATGGATTAGTAGGCGTAGTGAATTGGGTAATTGGTGTAGGTGGTATATTTAGTGGATTTATTATAGGTGCATTTTTCTTACCACTAGTTATGTTAGGATTGCATCATATTTTCACCCCAATACACATTGAATTAATAAATCAGTCAGGTGCAACATATTTGTTACCTATTGCCGCTATGGCTGGTGCAGGTCAGGTTGGGGCTGCATTAGCACTATGGGTAAGATGTAAAAATAATACTACTTTAAGAACTGCAATTAAGGGTGCGTTACCAGTCGGATTTTTAGGAATTGGAGAACCACTTATTTATGGTGTTACCTTGCCATTAGGTCGCCCATTCATCACAGCATGTCTTGGTGGTGGAATCGGTGGTGCAGTTATAGGAGGCATTGGTCATATAGGTGCCACTGCTATCGGACCTAGTGGTATTTCATTATTACCGTTAATTGCCCATCAAAAATATTTAGGTTACATCATAGGGTTATTATCTGCGTACCTAGCTGGCTTTATTTTCACATACTTCTTCGGTACGACTAAAGAAATGAGAAACTTAAACAAACTAGGTGATTAG
- a CDS encoding MurR/RpiR family transcriptional regulator, with translation MTNILYLIDENYASFSKNEKKLSRFILNSPHKVISMSNQEIAKELEMSVSTLNRYSQKLINQSFHEVRSQLAMLFPKQQAPYKIELLNNESVDTLKKKLYHRAEEALLKSSTFADNTTIDNICQHFKRANNIFIFGYGASYVCATDLYQKLSRIGLNVQLVQETHLFTTMLSTHDKEDCVLFITNNGDQSELRAMVKVVSDYNIPIITISSSEHNHVAQHSDIVLTYGHSDENELRMGATTSLFAQMFTIDVLFYRYIALNYESSLDFITQSKMALDNYRKYLSNVEFKH, from the coding sequence ATGACAAACATTTTATATTTAATCGACGAAAATTATGCTTCATTTTCTAAAAATGAAAAGAAATTATCACGATTTATATTAAACTCACCACATAAAGTTATTAGCATGTCGAATCAAGAGATTGCTAAAGAACTTGAAATGAGTGTTTCGACGTTAAATCGATATAGCCAAAAATTGATTAATCAAAGTTTTCATGAAGTTAGATCACAACTTGCGATGTTATTTCCAAAACAACAAGCACCTTATAAGATAGAATTGCTTAACAATGAATCGGTAGATACTTTAAAAAAGAAACTTTATCATCGTGCAGAAGAAGCACTTCTAAAAAGTTCTACATTTGCAGATAACACAACGATTGATAACATATGCCAACATTTTAAACGTGCAAATAACATCTTTATCTTTGGTTATGGTGCATCGTATGTCTGTGCGACGGATTTATATCAAAAATTATCTCGAATTGGGCTAAATGTCCAACTTGTTCAAGAGACTCATTTATTCACAACCATGTTGTCTACACATGACAAAGAAGATTGTGTTTTATTTATAACTAATAATGGCGATCAAAGTGAACTTCGTGCAATGGTGAAAGTTGTGTCGGATTATAATATCCCTATTATTACAATTTCAAGTTCAGAGCATAATCACGTAGCTCAGCATTCTGACATTGTTCTGACATATGGACATTCAGATGAAAATGAATTACGTATGGGTGCGACAACTTCTTTGTTTGCGCAAATGTTTACCATTGATGTTCTTTTCTATCGTTATATCGCACTAAACTATGAATCGTCATTAGACTTCATCACACAATCTAAAATGGCTCTTGATAATTATCGAAAATACCTATCTAATGTGGAATTTAAACATTAA
- a CDS encoding amino acid permease has protein sequence MDNNELHRGLSARQIRMIALGGTIGVGLFMGATSTIKWTGPSVIFAYLIAGIFLFLIMRAMGEMIYLNPTTGSFATFASDYIHPAAGYMTAWSNIFQWIVVGMSEVIAVGEYMNYWFPNLPQWIPGVVAVLLLLAANLTSVKAFGEFEFWFAMIKVVTIVLMIIAGFGLIFFGIGNGGHAIGISNLWSHGGFMPNGFVGFFFALSIVIGSYQGVELIGITAGETKDPQKNIKSAVNGVIWRILIFYIGAIFVIVSIYPWNQLGEIGSPFVATFAKIGITFAAGLINFVVLTAALSGCNSGIFSASRMIFTLAQKGQMPKIFTRVMKNGVPFYPVLAIALGILVGALLNVILPLFIKGADSIFVYVYSASILPGMIPWFMILISHIRFRKLHPEKVEGHPFKMPGGTVASAITILFLLVVLVGMLFNKETVVSVVIGIIFLAAVTVYYFVRGHHKNDGFRKVK, from the coding sequence ATGGATAACAATGAATTACATAGGGGGCTAAGTGCACGTCAGATTAGAATGATCGCACTTGGCGGTACTATCGGTGTTGGTTTATTTATGGGAGCAACTAGTACAATTAAATGGACTGGTCCATCAGTTATTTTTGCGTACTTAATTGCAGGTATCTTTTTATTCTTAATCATGAGAGCAATGGGAGAAATGATTTATTTAAATCCAACTACTGGATCTTTCGCAACATTTGCAAGTGATTACATTCACCCTGCTGCAGGTTATATGACGGCATGGAGTAATATATTCCAATGGATTGTAGTAGGTATGAGTGAAGTTATTGCAGTCGGTGAATATATGAACTATTGGTTCCCGAACTTACCTCAATGGATTCCTGGTGTGGTTGCAGTACTATTATTACTAGCAGCTAACTTGACTTCAGTAAAAGCATTCGGTGAATTTGAATTCTGGTTTGCAATGATTAAGGTTGTAACGATTGTATTAATGATCATTGCAGGTTTCGGTTTAATCTTCTTCGGTATTGGTAATGGTGGCCATGCGATTGGTATCTCTAATTTATGGTCTCATGGTGGATTTATGCCAAATGGATTCGTAGGTTTCTTCTTTGCATTATCAATTGTTATTGGTTCTTACCAAGGTGTAGAATTAATTGGTATTACTGCTGGTGAAACTAAAGATCCACAGAAAAATATCAAAAGTGCGGTAAATGGTGTTATCTGGCGTATTTTGATTTTCTACATTGGAGCGATTTTCGTAATTGTTTCTATCTATCCTTGGAATCAATTAGGTGAAATCGGAAGCCCATTCGTAGCTACATTTGCAAAAATTGGTATCACATTTGCAGCAGGATTAATTAACTTCGTTGTATTAACAGCAGCATTATCTGGATGTAACTCAGGTATCTTTAGTGCAAGTCGTATGATTTTTACATTAGCACAAAAAGGTCAAATGCCTAAAATCTTTACAAGAGTAATGAAAAATGGTGTACCATTCTACCCAGTATTAGCCATTGCTTTAGGTATTTTAGTTGGTGCATTATTAAATGTTATTCTTCCTTTATTCATTAAAGGTGCAGATAGTATTTTCGTATATGTTTATAGTGCATCTATTTTACCGGGTATGATTCCTTGGTTTATGATTTTAATTAGTCATATTCGATTCAGAAAATTACATCCTGAAAAAGTTGAAGGACATCCATTTAAGATGCCTGGCGGTACAGTTGCAAGTGCAATTACGATTTTATTCTTATTAGTCGTATTAGTAGGAATGTTATTTAACAAAGAAACTGTTGTTTCTGTAGTGATTGGTATTATTTTCTTAGCTGCGGTAACTGTATACTACTTCGTTCGCGGACATCATAAAAATGATGGATTCCGAAAAGTTAAATAG